Genomic DNA from Choristoneura fumiferana chromosome 16, NRCan_CFum_1, whole genome shotgun sequence:
aaaggtcgaaaactcataatgccgaacagtcataatcactacaagtaaaataatcgacaatcaatatatcgaaaatcaaaataccgaagCTGCCGCTATaccaaagacgaaacaaatatagtaggaaaagatttgtgcgagcgagcgaagcgagcgagcaagacgatttggagcagaagcgactcggataggttaggttcagaaggctaaggcgggaacgaagcggagcggagcggagcgtagttcccgccttagccttcgatgttaggtttttttttatagcaggcaagatacttaactgccactaagaaagtaggttggataagattcaacagcaaagatcgtttgtgaagcaatattatccgggcttctataaaaaaaaaacctaacatcgaaggctaaggcgggagctacgctccgcttcgctcccgccttagccttctgaacctaacctatccaagtcgcttttgccccgaaccgtcttgctcgctcgcttcgctctctCGCacatatcaattttttttttactttcggtattttgtactttcggtattctgaatttcgatttgttaagtgtcgatatttcgactgtaggtaatatggtttttcggtattataatacataccccattttcgggattttgtactttcggtcatttaaaaatagatatttcgaccttcggtgtatcggttgtcggtattttgtacattcggtattctgaatttcgatgtgttatgcgtcgacatttcaactgtaggtattatgatttgtcggtcttataatacatacccgatCAAGAATAGCCTTTGCCTTTGTGTTGTTATTATTGAtcgaaataggtaggtacctacctgttaatctttttatttttgttatgctTGCATCATTAAGTATCAGCTctttttgttatttcaagagGGTAATTATCGTAGAATATCTACCAAATTCTCAgaatacagcagggctactacgaaactcgaaactcgaagttcgtctcgtgcggtccctctcgctctcgtattaaacagtataagtgtcagagggaccgcacgacacgaacttcgagtttcgagtttcgtggtagccctgctgagcaCTTGTTCATCtgtaacaaaaatatctgacacgtcctaccggcgctagaaatatctgatatttacgctttgttgtgtcagatattggggttggtgactgtaccgtaCTCTGGCGCCGCGCCGTTTCACGCTACGACGCGCTGTGGAGCTGTGGTGATGTGGCAGGCACTAAAGCGGCACCCTTACGCTTAGTTGCCATAAGAGTTGGCAAGCCAACAGTTCCATCGTTTTCCAAcgtctttatttttaatgaggCGGCAAATTTAATTGCTTAGACTTggcaaacttttatttaacttgcttgtTAGTATGGGTCTCGGAAGTCgaatttaacccacttccagtggtcgatttacttgaaatttggtaggtataacATGATGAAAATGTAAGTACActcaaaccaactgaatcgtgacccacagtggaaccttttcgtagaaaaaatcatagtgatatcgcattgcttgacaagggaatttattataacacttactgtgagaacgttctacggtgggtcaggaatcaaatggttcgactgtacctacagtcaacaataacctaatcaacataGTTTCGAAAAGCCCCAGACATTGTgattcaatatcttaaaaacgattaaaccgattttaatgaatttaatgattttagcTAACCGCAAGAAAATTCACTCAcgtaaaaaatagcaaaaaaacacatcgaaatgggttcatccgtttgagagctaggcggccacagacagacagatatataATGTTGTCAAGCTTATAACACTCCTGTgtataaaaatgattatttcaaCCAAAACTTTTTgactttaaaaagttttaaaattcgTTTAAGGTATGGTGTGGAGCTAACCATGGATGGGTGCGGACATGGCAGTTCCTCGATCGCCGATGGCTTACGTTTGACATTAGCCACCTGTTCCCAGTACGGGTGGTTGAACTACGGAACCACGTGGCGGCCGTTAACCCTATACAAGGACTGGGCGCCCTTAATGCgaagtaccgtaaactgcttcaactttgccctctggccccaacattgcctgattcgatttagagtcgataacttagcaccctttaggttttaaaacttttatccccccgttataataattcccgtgtagataaaagttttaaacctataagagtgctaagttatcgactctaaatcaactcaggcaatgttggggccagagggcaaagttgaagcagtttacggtaatgTAGCTTATTGTCATGaacttgaagtggcaatgagcaggccatatagcacggagaaccgACCGTTGGAGCCGAAAAGTTGGAACTGAATATTCGGATAGAGTTCTTTAgatatctggtagaaatacaggaactctaacaaataatcgaaaacggcatcaaaatctacagcagCTTCGTAAAAAATGTGTCCAGAAAAATTAGGAGGTTGAAATGCTCGAataatgcaggtggtaggaccatgtgcaaggattgctaccaccatcttgctcgctaatcctgccgtgaagcagcagtgcttacactgttgtgtttcggcgtggagagtaagacagccggtaaaattactggcacttgaggtatcacatcttaggcctctaggttgccaacgcacctgcaatccccctggtgttgcaggtgtctatgggcggtggtgacctcttaccatcaggagacccacttataAAAatgccgaataaaaaaaaatgatgacccacctcgaatggagaccgtggatcggcaatCGCATCATATAGGACGTTCACCAACAATATGGACGGATAAACTGGTTAATGCCGTGGGTTCATGGTGAAGCAggcagcttccaaccgaagcaagtggagatctataggggaggcctatgtctaacagtggacgtcctacggctgatatgatgatgatgatgggtagTATAAATACGTAaaggtaagtaagtaggtaggtaagcaaGTAGGTAAATAAGAGAAAGCTCTTAGTTACCTACTTGTTAAGCTGCACGTTGTCGTAGCTGTGACTGCCAACTGCCATTATTCTTATTTTCAGCGTATACCATTATGGTGGAGGCGTAAAATCTGTATTAGCATAAAAAATCTGTAACCGTAACCCGTATAAAATTCCGTATCAGTATACTGAAACATCAGTGCGTTGGTTCGACTCGCACATTGCCGGTTTTTTAATCACGCAAATCGCTCTTTTAAGTCGCATGAAATTTCTATTCTTATAATTAGTTCTATggataaaaaactttaatacAATTTTCTACACGTTGATTGGGAACTAAATAGGTCCTTGAAGTTGTTAGCTATAAGCGGACCGTTATGCATCGAACCATTGTCGTCTAAGTCACATTAGAGATTGTGGCAACTATATCGACATAGACGCCAGTAGCAGTGCAGCCACGGATCGATTAAAGCTGGCTTTCCAGCAGTGATTGAATAAAGATGTAGGTAGCTTCGAATGTTATTTTCACAGAGATAGATATAacgatttctaaaaaaaatattctggcTCACATAGAGAGTTcgctaggtacagtcaagtgctatcaacacggccaaagttacaaaaatatgtatactttcACGACTTCATGCACATAACATTAAGAACGTGTACACATaatagacggagagcggactgcaaaatttcgtacctacttgatacctaCCGCGATAAAATGCACAATTGTTTTCCATAAAACTGATGATAAGTCCGTatttgatagtctgccgcggcggaacttgccgaaagtaccaaaaaaatagtcactttGACAAAAACACTTTGAAAAAAGGGGCCCCAACTAACAAATTGGTCATAACATTACGACTGCTCACATAATCTCgtatgtcaaggtgtttcggcagaaacaCCTTGGCAGACTTTATATTCCGGAAATGAGGGTTCATACCTAccgactggaattggtttcatgctggtatcagatgggtCTTGGTCCTGAGAGCGTCTGCCAAGCACTTCACcggcaaaaaaatactgacatatttcgctttcctgtatctaccagtaaattcctgactgatgccatgactattatttcagtatcagatgggttaaataACGCCCCTTTTTTGCaccggaagtgactatttttttggtactttcggcaagttccaccgcggcagactatcaaattcggacttagcatcagttttatgggaaaccattgtgcattttaattttattttttatttttttgtgcattaTAATTCTCAGTGAGAGCTGTCGAGGAGGTAGATGAATGTGATTTATAAGAAGGTAGAACATAAGAACTattattgtacatctatttctgtttgttctccaaataaaactataaaactatttcaccgcggtatcaagtaggtacgaaattttgcagtccgctctccgtctataagtatttttgtaactttggccgtgtcgatatctttgcacttgaacTGTACATCAGCCACACATTATAATTAgttaaggtaggtacctacctacttacctaaaacgcattttttatataattagcTTTTTCGAGATCATTGGAGcagttttcaaaatttcaagacgtaggtaggtacttattccaAATATGACTGCATTTTCACACAATTACACGCAAATCGTTTGATAATACTCGATAATAGTCGTGGCGTGGTGCCTGCTAGGTCCAGCCTCCCTAGTTTTTCGCTTCACCGACGGCGATTTAATGATCGAATTGAAACGCTCATGCCAAATTACGTGGGGATACAAATGCCTGTGGCTTGCACATTTTCGTGCAAGTGTAGCTCGCATGCCTGTGCCATATTTGACGTACTTGCGCCAGTTACTAGCACAAACGTTTGCAAGCTAAAAGCATTGTGTATTGTATTCCTTGGTCTTACCACCTCGAAACCCtttgacaataaaaattaaaaactttggtTTCAGCGCGAAAAACGACAAAAATACTGAAGTGTACTTACCGCCTCTGGCGTTCGGGGAGCGACGGTACTTTGCCCCCATACAGGACTCAGAACAGAGTCTGCTAGAATACGTGTACGATTTAATATGGAAGGCAGTGGAAAGTTACATACCCGCTTCTTATTTGGATACTGTGTTTGATGTCCCGCATCCCGTAAAAGGTTTGTATGTAACTATATTAAAATTCGCGCTCGTTGAAAGAATTATGGGCTATACAGCCACACATTATACATGACATATCCTACCACCCCTAGACTTTATACGTTGGGTATTACACCGCAGTCGAACTTAGCAGATTATTTACCTATGAGTTAAGTTAAATATAGCTAGAATTGAACCGGAACCCGGAGAACCGGAGTAAAATTGGTGTATTCGTAGTTAAGAGTGTCAACAGGGTTCTTGTTGCACACCAGTGTACCTACGCAGACTGACCAATAGGAACATAATCCTATTAATGTTcctcatcatatcagccgcagtCATCCACTGTTGGagctcccccatagacttccagattgcttcggttggatgcggcctgcatccaccgtgaacccgcagcttaaACCAGGTTATCCTTTCATCTCGTTGATGGAACCTACGCTGAGTGAATGAATGTGTGTCTTACTAATGTATGAAATTCCAATTACTAATTCAAACATGCATGCATCGtaagacaagttttttttttaatcatttgactctttatatttttcttttagatGTAAGGCATCAAGACGCTATACTTTACCACGTAAAAGAATGCATCCTCGGCCGCTCAGTATCAGAAGCGTCTGTGGAAGAAGAAGCAGAAGTAGATGTGAAATCGGGTGCAACCAAAGCCACAGCTAAAGCACCTAAAGATAAAGAAGTGAAGAAGAAAGTTGAGGCACCCAAGGTCAAATTCGAAATGAAGTTGTCGGGGGACACAATTTTAGCTAGTACGTTTCATATCATGAGACGTGAGACTTAATTAGCAAATAATTACAACAAgcacatacaatacaattcacGTGACTGCGtaaaaccacagaataactaatagtactaccgtaaaATATCTAAATGTTTGAATAAACCTATTTTACTTTGTTACTCCGCTACTTACCACAAAGCATTATTTGTATGGGCGATTGATACaggcctccgcaaagtaacgtctgaatcTTGTCTGAATCAGTTAAAATTATCAAACGTCTTCACATAACATTTCGTTTCTTTAAGTAAATTAGTGAATTGAAAATCACATGGAGTTACCTGTGTGACAAAATTTTAAACTCGACagaaacgtttcttcttttttatactttcacatttaaagtTCAAAAGTTTCTGTCGATTTTCGACGTCGTTCGTACCAACCTGATAATAACTGAAACTGAATTGAAAACGTACCTTTGGCTGAATAAAATTGGCAATCCCTATCGAGCATCTCTGTGATGCCGCATTTTAACTTTTGAGAAGTTCGCGAcctaaaaagttttaaatagaTGTTGAGAATCTTTTACTTTCTTAACATGATAAAAAACGTCAAATCAACTGAAGTCGTAGAAACATCAAAGAAGAGATTGATAAAATTGATTAAGTGAATTGATGAAACTCGGCGCATGGGGAAGGAAGAAAACCTAGTACATATTGGCCTTGTTCTATTTACaactaggtacttaagtatttgTAAGTATTTCCTTTTTTCCAGGTACCGGACGGCTAGTACCATTTGAAACAATTGGCGATCGCCCACCAGATCTTGGAGAGATAATTGTTTTAGTATCCAGCAACAACTTGCCGGCTTCAGATGATCTGCCAATAGTTTTTGTGAACATTGAAGCACTTTTTGGTGTACCTGTCGACACATTTAAGAAGTTGAAGTAAGTGTTTATTGATAGGAAATGTGAAAAAAGTGCCGTGGTTCAGATATAAACCGACATCGACGATAATGCGACATCAaactttttaaatgattttagaATATCACAACTGTATACCAAATGGTCTTTGGGTGGCGAAGAGCATTGTTCAGAACCGCAATTTTTCAAAGCAAACAAGGAGCTAAATTTTAATGATCACCACGCCGTACCGTTGCCTTGCGATGTTGCTTTCCAGATAATCTCTGATTTTTTGGACACCTGCTTTCAAATTGAGGTTCGTCAGATTTTAAACACCTGAGACTGTCAAGAAAAAGAAGTCGAAGTACTTTTGTTAAGAAAGAAATTTGTGTTTagttgtaggtacagtcaagggcataagtATACATACGTTATCAagatgtcaaaaatatctatataccccTTTACGCCACTAAACATAACGGcgatgtatatatattttgacgctatggctgtacctatatatatttttgtattcgaCTGTACAGCCTATTTATGTTagatagtatattttttacggGATGGGGACCCACTATTACTTTTAATGAGCTCCCATTATTTACTCGAGGCTTCGCTAGCTATCAGGCCTaacaattgaataaaaattccgggatttcacaaaaaaatcccGTTTCCCGAAATTCGttctcaaatttttttttattcggctggatggcaaacgagcaagtgggtctactgatggtaagagatcaccaccgcccataaacatctttctttctttctttctttctttctttcgttgCCAAccttgaggcctaagatggggtacctcaagtgccagtaatttcaccggctgtcttactctccacgccgaaatacaacagtgcaagcactgctgcttcacggcagaattagcaagcaagatggtggcaaGTTATGGCTTGACCAAGGAAAATAGGaattaaagataataatatataagataaATACATTTAATACCTTTGTAAGGGTAAGTAAATGCAAAGAAACAAAACGCGAGTGCTCTGTACTAATTATAGTTGTTGAACAGATAATCTTTTTATTAACAAATTTCCCTACACTGGTTTGCAGCTACGTGGAATAAGGTACGTTCAAAAATCAGACGACTGTCCTAAATTCTTCGGATATGATAAAGAAGATCGTGATTTTGGTATCGTTGCCCCTAAAAAGCCGCCCAATGACGAGACAGATATTATTATAGCTACTACCAAGATCGATGTACGATCTCTAGCAAAAGGTTTTAACGTTCTTATTAGAGGAGAGTTTGATCTGTACCCACCAAGTCTGTCAGTTGAAAATATAGGACGTGAAGCAGTGTGTTCTAACGATATCAATGGAATAAGATCTCCAGTGAAGCCTGAGATGGTGGTTCAGTCTTATATAATTTTGGAAGCTCAAATGACATTGCAAGTGTGTATGGGGTTTGTCGGGTGCAGACCGCACCGGCTTCAAAGAAGTTATTCAAGAATGTTCTGTCTCGTCAAAAAAACTGACGTAATTATGGCTATGTTGCGACAAGTTACGGAGTTGAATGATGAAATAGCTTTATCTATGCTTCCTGATGAGCTGCTTACAGGTTTTTCATTAGACATCGGCGATACAGTAATATTCTACGCTGA
This window encodes:
- the LOC141435996 gene encoding uncharacterized protein isoform X2, with the protein product MKIQYQLYPGQNFDVDILIWPHAVKVWCGANHGWVRTWQFLDRRWLTFDISHLFPVRVVELRNHVAAVNPIQGLGALNANAKNDKNTEVYLPPLAFGERRYFAPIQDSEQSLLEYVYDLIWKAVESYIPASYLDTVFDVPHPVKDVRHQDAILYHVKECILGRSVSEASVEEEAEVDVKSGATKATAKAPKDKEVKKKVEAPKVKFEMKLSGDTILASTGRLVPFETIGDRPPDLGEIIVLVSSNNLPASDDLPIVFVNIEALFGVPVDTFKKLKISQLYTKWSLGGEEHCSEPQFFKANKELNFNDHHAVPLPCDVAFQIISDFLDTCFQIELRGIRYVQKSDDCPKFFGYDKEDRDFGIVAPKKPPNDETDIIIATTKIDVRSLAKGFNVLIRGEFDLYPPSLSVENIGREAVCSNDINGIRSPVKPEMVVQSYIILEAQMTLQVCMGFVGCRPHRLQRSYSRMFCLVKKTDVIMAMLRQVTELNDEIALSMLPDELLTGFSLDIGDTVIFYAEGLKDGAILKVWEKTEDFYPDVKPVFSTSSKYSSRIYPSLLHTAIPFAVLKMCVPLSALLACPPVYARPVLPVLTRFAALKFGRLVAGGLKTAPSRCDMPTAEELVSFRLELCVPPRPINVLQAENPMLKAVPSTPIMKTCHSAGRINWNN
- the LOC141435996 gene encoding uncharacterized protein isoform X1, translated to MSQFNRSSFTLTFAVEILGIDVFHDCNEGWLDLGPCTQGMKIQYQLYPGQNFDVDILIWPHAVKVWCGANHGWVRTWQFLDRRWLTFDISHLFPVRVVELRNHVAAVNPIQGLGALNANAKNDKNTEVYLPPLAFGERRYFAPIQDSEQSLLEYVYDLIWKAVESYIPASYLDTVFDVPHPVKDVRHQDAILYHVKECILGRSVSEASVEEEAEVDVKSGATKATAKAPKDKEVKKKVEAPKVKFEMKLSGDTILASTGRLVPFETIGDRPPDLGEIIVLVSSNNLPASDDLPIVFVNIEALFGVPVDTFKKLKISQLYTKWSLGGEEHCSEPQFFKANKELNFNDHHAVPLPCDVAFQIISDFLDTCFQIELRGIRYVQKSDDCPKFFGYDKEDRDFGIVAPKKPPNDETDIIIATTKIDVRSLAKGFNVLIRGEFDLYPPSLSVENIGREAVCSNDINGIRSPVKPEMVVQSYIILEAQMTLQVCMGFVGCRPHRLQRSYSRMFCLVKKTDVIMAMLRQVTELNDEIALSMLPDELLTGFSLDIGDTVIFYAEGLKDGAILKVWEKTEDFYPDVKPVFSTSSKYSSRIYPSLLHTAIPFAVLKMCVPLSALLACPPVYARPVLPVLTRFAALKFGRLVAGGLKTAPSRCDMPTAEELVSFRLELCVPPRPINVLQAENPMLKAVPSTPIMKTCHSAGRINWNN